The following are from one region of the Archangium lipolyticum genome:
- a CDS encoding serine/threonine protein kinase has protein sequence MPHRRRRHDAPEQHLPQVGMEVAGYRLEATLGSGGQGTVFRARREGLPFAVKFISLSHAAPWARRELDVRVKLWRESGLPLEGHGLWPASQPRFLFFVTPYVRGLPLDSWAREHNPNALEVAELVRQAARLLGVVHAAGVVHRDVKGPNLLVCEEGRRLVLVDFGVATYEGAPTATGPMPPGTWPYLSPRVWRSWRGEEDSRASPGDDLWALGVELYQLLTGRLPFRGSEGALVHAILHQEPEVPHALNPRVPKALGEVCWRMLRKQPGERYADARAVEVALEEVLKQADETWKVPLCEAWEPHNATTAWQEDMWWGGPDLLALYERLASYEPRLVRGKPRPPDEASTQGEPGEVPPGPESLEVPPTREEATRVAVPAACVRQVLLAAGVVLVLGLSVWFAVHPPPRLSVSTTSPVGTPRAVLPPEFYPIALDPGGKEVAPPWRRLEGDGGAAPEAAATPAPVASATHSQDTRVRTLRKAPQDTQQQPSKDSGSAAAKAGAALLGCALATGCPGPTTTAVQVRSLPAPTECPPDSQRIMKELGLRIGKSETALFPNPNRGEETFVPVREGPGTTMRVLRSGTNVPTGSVVSGELFFGADRIHGRFTQLHTPDGHTYPICMVLVDRGGDVGVGGKQVKPGEKPGTALISDSEGVMPVERFE, from the coding sequence TTGCCGCATCGGCGTCGGCGGCACGATGCGCCGGAGCAGCACCTGCCCCAGGTGGGCATGGAGGTGGCCGGCTACCGGCTGGAGGCCACGCTGGGCAGCGGCGGCCAGGGCACCGTGTTCCGCGCCCGGCGCGAGGGCCTGCCGTTCGCCGTGAAGTTCATCTCCCTGTCGCATGCGGCGCCCTGGGCCAGACGCGAGCTGGACGTCCGGGTGAAGCTGTGGCGCGAGAGCGGATTGCCACTGGAGGGACATGGCCTGTGGCCCGCCAGTCAGCCCCGCTTTCTCTTCTTCGTGACGCCCTATGTGCGCGGGCTGCCGCTGGACTCATGGGCCCGGGAGCACAACCCCAACGCGCTCGAAGTGGCGGAGCTGGTGCGCCAGGCCGCGCGGCTGCTGGGCGTGGTGCATGCGGCTGGAGTCGTTCACCGGGATGTGAAGGGGCCCAATCTGCTGGTGTGCGAGGAGGGCCGCCGGCTGGTGCTGGTGGACTTCGGGGTGGCCACCTACGAGGGCGCCCCCACGGCGACGGGGCCCATGCCCCCGGGCACCTGGCCCTATCTCAGCCCCCGGGTGTGGCGCTCCTGGCGCGGCGAGGAGGACTCCCGCGCCAGCCCGGGTGATGACCTCTGGGCGCTGGGCGTGGAGCTCTATCAGTTGCTCACCGGCCGACTGCCCTTCCGGGGAAGCGAGGGCGCGTTGGTGCACGCCATCCTGCACCAGGAGCCGGAGGTACCGCACGCGCTCAACCCCCGGGTACCGAAGGCCTTGGGCGAGGTGTGCTGGCGCATGCTGCGCAAGCAGCCCGGGGAGAGGTACGCGGACGCGCGAGCGGTGGAGGTGGCGCTGGAGGAGGTGCTGAAGCAGGCGGACGAGACGTGGAAGGTGCCGCTGTGCGAGGCGTGGGAGCCCCACAACGCCACCACCGCGTGGCAGGAGGACATGTGGTGGGGAGGCCCAGACCTGCTGGCACTCTACGAGCGCCTGGCCTCCTACGAGCCGAGGCTCGTGAGAGGCAAGCCGCGTCCGCCGGATGAGGCGTCCACCCAGGGCGAGCCTGGAGAAGTGCCGCCCGGGCCCGAGTCCCTGGAGGTTCCGCCCACGCGCGAGGAGGCCACGAGGGTGGCCGTGCCCGCCGCGTGCGTGCGACAGGTTCTCCTGGCGGCCGGTGTGGTGCTGGTGCTGGGCCTGAGCGTGTGGTTCGCCGTGCATCCGCCACCACGTCTCTCCGTGTCCACGACCTCACCGGTGGGGACACCCCGAGCCGTCCTACCGCCAGAGTTCTACCCCATCGCCCTGGATCCGGGTGGCAAGGAAGTGGCGCCCCCATGGCGGCGGCTGGAAGGTGACGGCGGCGCGGCGCCCGAAGCGGCGGCAACCCCCGCGCCCGTCGCCAGCGCGACGCACTCCCAGGACACGCGCGTGAGGACACTTCGCAAGGCCCCCCAGGACACCCAGCAGCAGCCATCCAAGGACTCGGGCTCCGCGGCCGCGAAGGCGGGGGCGGCCCTCCTCGGCTGCGCCCTCGCCACCGGTTGCCCCGGTCCCACCACCACGGCCGTCCAGGTGCGGTCCCTCCCCGCTCCCACCGAGTGCCCGCCCGACTCGCAGCGGATCATGAAGGAACTGGGTCTGCGCATCGGCAAGAGCGAAACCGCCCTGTTTCCCAACCCGAACCGGGGAGAGGAGACTTTCGTTCCCGTGCGCGAGGGGCCGGGCACCACGATGAGGGTTCTGCGCAGTGGGACGAATGTGCCCACGGGTAGCGTGGTCTCCGGAGAGCTCTTCTTCGGCGCGGACCGCATCCATGGCCGCTTCACCCAACTCCACACGCCGGATGGGCATACGTACCCCATCTGCATGGTGCTCGTTGACCGGGGCGGCGACGTGGGGGTGGGGGGCAAGCAGGTGAAGCCGGGCGAGAAGCCGGGCACCGCGCTGATTTCAGACTCTGAAGGCGTCATGCCGGTGGAGCGTTTCGAGTAG
- a CDS encoding DUF2381 family protein, producing MPCPLPTAPLLLALLATTPVLAEPSSEIWDAVAARHLELTADSSGQVHEVRISPGLTTTLVFNAPLLRGGVVLEARERFRAMTVDEATGIVTFLPSGALPPGTQPLLTVRFADGAVPASVTFRLVVHPTRAEPQVNVYREPRSAESFQLEARQERERAERCEAWLAQTQTEQKSPGGIAGLIDSGLVGKKGIAAQDIYDTTRQLPGEALKRNNAYSYRAEGRVAVALEVENTSVQPWTVDAESAALVGKGGAPLRVLRVWQPAPISPGEERGLVVVEAEATEEQARGAYVLRLGEANGPRTVTLRGVTFP from the coding sequence ATGCCCTGCCCGCTGCCCACCGCCCCCCTGCTGCTGGCGCTCCTCGCCACGACGCCTGTCCTCGCCGAGCCCTCGTCCGAAATCTGGGACGCCGTAGCCGCTCGCCACCTCGAGCTGACAGCGGACAGCTCCGGGCAGGTGCATGAGGTGCGCATCAGCCCCGGCCTCACCACTACCCTGGTGTTCAACGCGCCGCTGCTGCGCGGAGGCGTGGTGCTGGAGGCGCGCGAGCGTTTCCGGGCAATGACAGTGGACGAGGCCACGGGCATCGTCACGTTCCTCCCTTCGGGGGCGCTGCCACCGGGGACGCAACCACTCCTCACGGTGCGCTTCGCGGATGGCGCGGTGCCGGCGAGCGTCACCTTCCGGTTGGTGGTGCACCCCACCCGGGCCGAGCCTCAGGTGAATGTGTACCGCGAGCCGCGCTCGGCCGAGTCCTTTCAGCTGGAGGCGAGACAGGAGCGCGAGCGCGCCGAGCGGTGCGAAGCGTGGCTGGCGCAAACCCAGACAGAGCAGAAGAGCCCCGGAGGCATTGCCGGGCTCATCGACTCCGGGCTGGTGGGCAAGAAAGGCATCGCGGCACAGGACATCTACGACACCACCCGACAGCTTCCCGGAGAGGCTCTCAAGAGAAACAATGCTTACAGCTACCGTGCCGAAGGCCGGGTGGCGGTGGCGCTGGAGGTGGAGAACACGAGCGTGCAGCCCTGGACGGTGGATGCGGAAAGCGCGGCGCTGGTGGGGAAGGGCGGCGCGCCGCTGCGGGTACTTCGCGTGTGGCAACCAGCGCCCATTTCTCCCGGAGAAGAGCGGGGCCTCGTGGTGGTGGAGGCGGAGGCCACGGAGGAGCAGGCCCGGGGCGCCTATGTCCTCCGATTGGGAGAGGCGAACGGGCCGCGCACCGTCACCCTTCGTGGCGTGACGTTCCCGTGA
- a CDS encoding NHL repeat-containing protein: MLAALVMLAGSRTSQAAGTELPPASGSIPATIDIVYPTRGQSGYGSCWSDLDIDSAGNLYPINAMGVYRMLSDGTLVNGVDDTNLFITGSVSGVGALSAVVLDESRGRFFGLETGGVYEAPITEGSSFSLLVPGNGIYHHELTLGRGPLADSLLANVIGTSRVDRVTLSPPGLETFSDSGLIVVPGAMASAPDGTVYVVSTSMPTILPQLIRIGTDGTASVFAEGTDLQVNGAVAVDAQGNVYWSRADGMAKYAPSGQLLGILPGPPDKEAFGSPRGAVFDAHGDLFLMDNFDCKKIYKYTLGPQVLQAVIDIRPGVAVNELDPRSHGKLTVALLSSDTFDATQVARETIRFGATGSEARQVRSWRRDVNDDGRLDTVLVFEVQDTQLTCASTSAVLTGHTSTGVAFQGSDAVVPTGCSGE, encoded by the coding sequence GTGCTTGCTGCCCTCGTGATGTTGGCGGGTTCTCGGACGAGCCAGGCGGCCGGCACGGAGCTGCCGCCCGCTTCCGGGAGCATCCCAGCCACCATCGACATCGTCTATCCAACGCGGGGGCAGTCCGGCTACGGGTCCTGCTGGTCAGACCTGGACATCGACAGTGCGGGCAACCTGTATCCAATCAACGCCATGGGCGTCTACCGGATGCTTTCGGATGGGACACTCGTCAATGGTGTCGATGACACGAATCTCTTCATCACCGGCTCCGTCAGCGGGGTCGGCGCCCTCAGCGCGGTCGTGCTGGATGAGAGCAGGGGCCGGTTCTTCGGCCTGGAAACCGGAGGGGTCTACGAGGCGCCCATCACCGAGGGCAGCTCCTTCTCGCTGCTCGTCCCGGGCAACGGCATCTACCACCATGAGCTCACGCTGGGACGAGGCCCGCTGGCGGACAGCCTCCTGGCGAATGTGATCGGCACCTCCCGGGTCGACCGGGTGACGCTTTCGCCGCCTGGACTCGAAACCTTCAGTGACAGTGGGCTCATCGTCGTCCCGGGAGCGATGGCCAGCGCTCCGGATGGAACCGTGTATGTGGTGAGCACTTCCATGCCCACCATCCTTCCCCAGCTCATCCGGATCGGCACCGATGGGACGGCGAGCGTCTTCGCCGAAGGGACGGACCTCCAGGTCAACGGCGCGGTCGCCGTGGACGCCCAGGGCAACGTCTACTGGAGCCGGGCGGACGGCATGGCGAAGTATGCCCCGAGCGGCCAGCTCCTCGGGATCCTGCCCGGACCTCCCGACAAAGAGGCCTTCGGCTCGCCCAGGGGCGCCGTCTTCGACGCCCACGGCGACCTCTTCCTGATGGACAACTTCGACTGCAAGAAGATCTACAAGTACACGCTTGGCCCCCAGGTGCTCCAGGCCGTCATCGACATCCGCCCGGGTGTCGCCGTGAACGAGCTCGACCCGCGCAGCCACGGCAAGCTCACGGTGGCCCTCCTGTCGTCGGACACCTTCGACGCCACCCAGGTGGCACGGGAGACGATCCGCTTCGGAGCCACCGGCTCCGAGGCGCGGCAGGTCCGCTCCTGGCGGAGGGACGTGAATGACGATGGGCGGCTCGACACCGTGCTGGTGTTCGAAGTCCAGGACACGCAGCTCACCTGCGCCAGCACCTCGGCCGTGCTCACGGGCCACACCTCGACTGGAGTCGCCTTCCAGGGCTCGGACGCGGTGGTGCCCACGGGCTGCTCCGGGGAATGA
- a CDS encoding response regulator, with product MSRGTLLFLEDDRDLQSLVSAYLRERGYHVEPVRTAQEALSVLVRVRVDAAIVDGLLPGMTGTDFIQELRRTDPHLPILFASAFWKDLKSHDLLTRQLRVARVLHKPYTPQELFIWVEQVVKLKPRPPPPPPPARVAGAEADDDLAAALAALNAEYGAGLGEKVRRLEEELERARAGDAWALEETYSIAHKLHGTAGSYGFRPVSLAAGRLEALLRTARGKEGAADWGALRAALHELSQEASRAVSPASAHAPEQGAATPAASSEGVGKKFLGTVLVADDDAAWLAEVERMGREQLVSVVTARDADEAVKTARRQWLDGALLNVDLGGQEGGFTTAARLRGEDGLQSLPLAFFGTEGDVAYRMAAVQTGGLLYLPRPFGAQDFTEAVERMVAARRPERSRVLVLDDDPDAVRAISAALASEQVEVVGMGDPYRLVEALTEHRPDLLLLDVEMPGPSGFDLCRVVRAMPEWRELPVLFITAHTGAEFRVAAFQAGADDYLSKPVLREELRARVKSRLERARLTRERAERDALTGLLLRRPFLERLRTRLAEAQRQGKSLALALLDVDRFKQVNDVHGHLAGDRVLMRLGRLLAARFREEDLRCRWGGEEFVVALLGETAASARDILARTAAELTRLDFEGDKGESFKVTFSAGIAVAPQDGTDVEALLHRADERLYRAKANGRNRIES from the coding sequence ATGAGCCGGGGGACGCTCCTCTTCCTGGAGGATGACAGGGACCTGCAATCGCTCGTCTCGGCCTACCTGCGCGAGCGGGGCTACCACGTGGAGCCGGTCCGCACCGCGCAGGAGGCGCTCTCCGTGCTGGTACGAGTGCGGGTGGACGCGGCCATCGTGGACGGCCTGCTGCCGGGGATGACGGGCACGGACTTCATCCAGGAGCTGCGCCGGACGGATCCGCACCTGCCCATCCTCTTCGCCTCCGCATTCTGGAAGGATCTCAAGAGCCACGACCTGCTCACCCGGCAGCTCCGGGTGGCGCGCGTGCTGCACAAGCCGTACACGCCCCAGGAGCTCTTCATCTGGGTGGAGCAGGTGGTGAAGCTGAAGCCCCGGCCCCCTCCTCCGCCACCGCCAGCGCGGGTGGCCGGCGCGGAGGCCGATGACGACCTGGCCGCCGCCCTGGCGGCGCTGAACGCCGAGTATGGCGCGGGCCTGGGCGAGAAGGTGCGGCGGTTGGAGGAGGAGTTGGAGCGGGCCCGGGCCGGAGATGCGTGGGCGTTGGAGGAGACATACTCGATCGCCCACAAGCTGCACGGGACGGCGGGCTCCTACGGCTTCCGTCCGGTGAGCCTGGCGGCGGGACGTCTGGAGGCGCTGCTGCGGACGGCCCGGGGCAAGGAGGGAGCCGCGGACTGGGGGGCCCTGCGGGCCGCGCTACACGAGCTCTCCCAGGAGGCCTCGCGCGCCGTGTCTCCTGCGTCGGCTCACGCGCCGGAGCAGGGCGCGGCCACCCCGGCGGCGAGCAGCGAGGGCGTGGGGAAGAAGTTCCTGGGCACGGTGCTGGTGGCGGACGACGACGCCGCGTGGCTGGCCGAGGTGGAGCGGATGGGGCGCGAGCAGCTGGTGTCCGTGGTGACGGCTCGCGACGCGGACGAGGCGGTGAAGACGGCGCGGAGACAGTGGCTGGATGGGGCGCTGTTGAACGTGGACCTCGGAGGCCAGGAGGGAGGCTTCACCACCGCGGCGCGGCTGCGGGGCGAGGACGGGTTGCAATCACTGCCCCTGGCCTTCTTTGGCACCGAGGGGGACGTCGCCTACCGGATGGCGGCCGTCCAGACGGGAGGGCTGCTCTACCTGCCACGCCCCTTCGGCGCGCAGGACTTCACGGAGGCGGTGGAGCGGATGGTGGCCGCCCGGCGTCCGGAGCGCTCACGCGTGCTGGTGCTGGACGACGATCCGGACGCTGTGCGCGCCATCAGCGCGGCGCTGGCGAGCGAGCAGGTGGAGGTGGTGGGGATGGGAGACCCCTACCGCCTGGTGGAGGCACTGACCGAGCACCGGCCGGACCTGCTGCTGCTGGACGTGGAGATGCCAGGGCCCAGCGGGTTCGACCTGTGCCGCGTCGTGCGGGCCATGCCCGAGTGGCGGGAGCTGCCCGTGCTCTTCATCACGGCGCACACGGGAGCGGAGTTCCGGGTGGCGGCCTTCCAGGCGGGGGCGGACGACTATCTCTCCAAGCCGGTGCTGCGCGAGGAGCTGAGGGCGCGTGTGAAGTCGCGGCTCGAGCGGGCGCGGCTGACGCGCGAGCGGGCCGAGCGCGACGCCCTGACGGGGCTGCTGCTGCGCCGGCCCTTCCTGGAACGCCTGCGGACGAGACTGGCCGAGGCGCAGCGGCAGGGCAAATCGCTGGCGCTGGCCCTGCTGGACGTGGACCGGTTCAAGCAGGTGAACGACGTGCACGGGCATCTGGCGGGAGACCGCGTGCTGATGAGGTTGGGACGACTGCTGGCGGCCCGCTTCCGCGAGGAGGATCTGCGGTGCCGGTGGGGTGGCGAGGAGTTCGTGGTGGCGCTGCTGGGAGAGACGGCGGCGAGCGCGAGGGACATCCTGGCGCGCACGGCGGCGGAGCTGACGCGGCTCGACTTCGAGGGTGACAAGGGAGAGTCCTTCAAAGTCACCTTCAGCGCGGGAATCGCGGTGGCGCCCCAGGACGGAACCGACGTGGAGGCGCTGCTGCACCGCGCGGACGAGCGGCTGTACCGGGCCAAGGCCAACGGCCGCAACCGCATCGAGAGCTGA
- a CDS encoding ATP-binding protein: protein MKTRLSMRSVVLAAGALALLCVLFALGRPLRAAEHDNYRTRLRMLRVQSTELEQDILRAHMGLPVAHGSSAEKLAELRARAADLRVFPALLPEQEQRMLGAVLDGYVRALVDEEMLLGRLHEQGARRAEHRESLERRSAALAGQLPPGELRGRAETLAGAVLANADTGRASQMEAALASLAALTEGRPELEGPRAELETEARALLTHARGAEATLRLLMEHPASPEAERLVSTYLQLYEQTLARTERFRITLFVFSLLLVAFVLVVLLRLARTGAALDTLNAELERRVEERTAALSTANAELRESEARKAAILESSFDGIISLDETGRILEFNPAAEHIFRLPRAQAQGRDFLSLGLAASVNTGQHEAVARALRADAVPGRATRLELSGLRTDGGTFPAELTLSRVRSDGPPRFTAYVRDITERKEVERLKNEFVSTVSHELRTPLTSIRGSLGLLEGGVLGELPSQAQDMVRIARTNTERLIRLINDILDLEKMESGKLELKLQPVEVSEVLEATFSGVQAMADSARVRLCAQAADAGMVRADRDRLIQVLTNLVSNAIKFSPADSQVEVRAARDARGQVRFSVVDQGPGIPPDKRDRLFGKFQQLDSSDTRSKGGTGLGLAISQAIVEQHGGHIEVQSEPGQGATFTFSLPAARAGSGTVSRVMDESRYTILAVTTDSELSGLLRGLLTHEGYRLLRTPSLEEAEKLIEVGAPDVLVLDAQWMDGNGLDFVRRLREEPRTRELPVLILSGRSSQEEGVVQPLLVDWMVKPFQETRFLQALRHAIRRPGQARVLIVEDDVTTRQLLRNQLERLGAACYEAEDGESAVALARTTPPDLIVLDVGLPRLDGFEVVDILRQGKGRGTPLIVFTGRELTSMDQGQLTLGLTRHLTKARASEEELMASVKELLDGLLAHRDDGQKPRKEVS, encoded by the coding sequence GTGAAGACCCGTCTCTCCATGCGCTCCGTGGTGCTCGCGGCGGGGGCGCTCGCGCTCCTGTGCGTGCTCTTCGCGCTCGGCCGGCCCCTGCGCGCCGCCGAGCACGACAACTACCGCACCCGGCTGCGGATGCTCCGCGTCCAGAGCACCGAGCTGGAGCAGGACATCCTCCGGGCCCACATGGGATTGCCAGTGGCGCATGGCTCCTCGGCGGAGAAGCTCGCGGAGCTGCGTGCGCGGGCGGCGGATCTCCGCGTCTTCCCGGCCCTGCTGCCAGAGCAGGAGCAGCGGATGCTGGGGGCGGTGCTGGACGGCTACGTCCGCGCGTTGGTGGACGAGGAGATGCTGCTGGGACGCCTCCACGAGCAGGGCGCGCGGAGGGCCGAGCACCGGGAGTCCCTCGAGCGTCGCTCCGCCGCCCTGGCCGGGCAGCTCCCTCCGGGCGAGCTCCGAGGCAGGGCGGAGACCCTGGCGGGCGCCGTGCTGGCCAACGCGGACACGGGCCGCGCCTCCCAGATGGAGGCGGCGCTCGCCTCCCTGGCGGCGCTGACGGAGGGCAGGCCGGAATTGGAGGGGCCACGCGCGGAGCTGGAGACGGAGGCGCGGGCCCTCCTCACCCACGCGCGGGGGGCGGAGGCCACGCTCCGGCTCCTGATGGAACACCCCGCCAGCCCCGAGGCCGAGCGGCTGGTGTCCACCTACCTTCAGCTCTACGAGCAGACCCTGGCGCGCACCGAGCGCTTCCGCATCACCCTCTTCGTCTTCTCGCTGCTGCTCGTCGCCTTCGTGCTGGTGGTGCTGCTGCGGCTGGCGCGCACGGGCGCCGCGCTCGACACGCTCAACGCGGAGCTGGAGCGGCGCGTGGAGGAGCGCACCGCTGCCCTCTCCACCGCCAACGCGGAGCTGCGCGAGAGCGAGGCCCGCAAGGCGGCCATCCTGGAGAGCTCCTTCGACGGAATCATCTCCCTGGACGAGACGGGCCGCATCCTGGAGTTCAATCCCGCCGCGGAGCACATCTTCCGGCTGCCACGGGCCCAGGCGCAGGGCCGGGACTTCCTCTCCCTGGGTCTGGCCGCGTCCGTGAATACCGGCCAGCACGAAGCGGTGGCGCGCGCGCTCCGGGCCGACGCCGTGCCCGGCCGGGCCACCCGGCTGGAGCTGTCCGGCCTGCGCACCGACGGCGGCACCTTCCCCGCGGAGCTCACCCTCTCCCGGGTGCGCAGCGACGGCCCGCCGCGCTTCACCGCCTACGTGCGCGACATCACCGAGCGCAAGGAGGTGGAGCGGCTGAAGAACGAGTTCGTCTCCACCGTCAGCCACGAGCTGCGCACCCCGCTCACCTCCATCCGCGGCTCACTGGGCCTGCTGGAGGGAGGCGTGCTGGGCGAGCTGCCCTCCCAGGCCCAGGACATGGTGCGCATCGCCCGCACCAACACCGAGCGTCTCATCCGCCTCATCAACGACATCCTGGACCTGGAGAAGATGGAGTCCGGCAAGCTGGAGCTGAAGCTGCAGCCGGTGGAGGTCTCCGAGGTCCTCGAGGCCACCTTCAGCGGCGTGCAGGCCATGGCGGACTCGGCGCGGGTGCGCCTGTGCGCACAGGCCGCTGACGCGGGCATGGTCCGTGCGGACCGGGACCGGCTCATCCAGGTGCTCACCAACCTCGTCTCCAACGCCATCAAGTTCTCCCCCGCGGACAGCCAGGTGGAGGTGCGGGCCGCCCGGGACGCGCGCGGCCAGGTGCGCTTCTCCGTGGTGGACCAGGGGCCGGGCATCCCTCCGGACAAGCGAGACCGGCTCTTCGGCAAGTTCCAGCAGCTGGACAGCTCGGACACACGCTCCAAGGGGGGCACGGGCCTGGGGCTTGCCATCTCCCAGGCCATCGTCGAGCAGCACGGCGGCCACATCGAGGTGCAGAGCGAGCCGGGCCAGGGGGCCACCTTCACCTTCTCGTTGCCGGCGGCGCGCGCGGGCTCGGGCACCGTCTCCCGCGTGATGGACGAGTCCCGCTACACCATCCTCGCGGTGACGACGGACTCGGAGCTGTCCGGCCTGCTGCGGGGCTTGCTCACCCACGAGGGCTACCGCCTGTTGCGCACCCCCTCCCTGGAGGAGGCGGAGAAGCTCATCGAGGTGGGCGCGCCGGACGTGCTGGTGTTGGACGCCCAGTGGATGGACGGCAACGGGCTGGACTTCGTGCGGAGGTTGCGCGAGGAGCCGCGCACCCGCGAGCTGCCGGTGCTGATCCTGTCGGGGCGCTCGTCGCAGGAGGAGGGAGTCGTCCAGCCGCTGCTGGTGGACTGGATGGTGAAGCCCTTCCAGGAGACGCGCTTCCTCCAGGCGCTGCGGCACGCCATCCGCCGGCCCGGCCAGGCCCGAGTGCTCATCGTGGAAGACGACGTGACCACGCGCCAGCTGCTGCGCAACCAGCTGGAGCGGCTGGGAGCGGCCTGCTACGAGGCAGAGGACGGAGAGAGCGCGGTGGCACTGGCGCGCACGACACCACCGGACCTCATCGTCCTGGACGTGGGCCTGCCCCGGCTGGATGGCTTCGAGGTGGTGGACATCCTCCGCCAGGGCAAGGGCCGGGGCACCCCGCTCATCGTCTTCACCGGGAGGGAGCTCACCTCGATGGACCAGGGCCAGCTCACGCTCGGGCTCACCCGCCACCTCACCAAGGCGCGCGCGTCCGAGGAGGAGCTGATGGCCTCCGTGAAGGAGCTGCTCGACGGATTGCTGGCCCACCGGGATGATGGCCAGAAACCGCGCAAGGAGGTTTCATGA
- a CDS encoding response regulator — MTIRKVMLVDDEDDIRTIGQLSLGRVGGWQTVLAASGAEAVTRAAAEQPDLILLDVMMPGMDGPTTLSRLRAQEATAKTPVIFMTAKIQKQEVARYLELGAVGVIGKPFDPMTLPAEIKRLLPST, encoded by the coding sequence ATGACGATTCGCAAGGTGATGCTCGTCGATGACGAGGACGACATCCGGACCATCGGCCAGCTGAGCCTCGGCCGCGTGGGTGGCTGGCAGACGGTGCTGGCCGCGTCGGGGGCCGAGGCCGTCACCAGGGCCGCCGCCGAGCAGCCGGACCTCATCCTCCTGGACGTGATGATGCCGGGCATGGACGGGCCCACCACCCTGAGCAGGCTGCGCGCCCAGGAGGCCACCGCGAAGACGCCCGTCATCTTCATGACGGCGAAGATCCAGAAGCAGGAGGTGGCGCGCTACCTGGAGCTGGGCGCCGTGGGTGTCATCGGCAAGCCGTTCGATCCCATGACGCTGCCGGCGGAGATCAAACGGCTGCTGCCGTCCACCTGA
- a CDS encoding cyclic nucleotide-binding domain-containing protein: MDASLLKKVALFEGLTQSQLLRVASIARPRGYEAGACLFREGEAGHEMFIILEGKVRISQQVPGMGEEALAILQKGQYFGEMAVIEDIPRSADAYAHTACTLWVIEREQLDQLMFTDKNLAYVLLWSFVRTLSVRLRETNEKMKTFLALSRF, encoded by the coding sequence ATGGATGCCTCGCTCCTCAAGAAGGTTGCGCTCTTCGAGGGACTCACCCAGAGTCAGCTCCTGCGCGTGGCGTCGATTGCCCGTCCCCGGGGCTATGAAGCCGGGGCCTGCCTGTTCCGTGAGGGAGAGGCCGGCCACGAAATGTTCATCATCCTGGAAGGCAAGGTGCGCATTTCCCAGCAGGTACCGGGAATGGGCGAGGAGGCGCTCGCCATCCTGCAAAAAGGCCAGTATTTCGGGGAGATGGCCGTTATCGAGGACATTCCCCGCTCGGCCGATGCCTACGCCCACACCGCGTGCACGCTGTGGGTCATCGAGCGCGAGCAGCTCGACCAGCTGATGTTCACGGACAAGAACCTGGCCTACGTGCTGCTGTGGAGCTTCGTCCGCACACTCTCCGTGCGCCTGCGCGAGACGAACGAGAAGATGAAGACGTTCCTCGCGCTGTCGCGGTTCTGA
- the trxB gene encoding thioredoxin-disulfide reductase — translation MAEKINKVTIIGSGPAGYTAAIYAARANLQPVMFAGGPTLDDPQRVPGGQLMVTTDVENYPGFPEGITGPEMMERFQKQAERFGTVIHMENVVKVDFSKRPFFIQGESASCYSDTVIIATGATAKWLGVKGEDTFKNRGVSACATCDGAFFKKQDVLVVGGGDTAMEEATYLAKIVNSVTLVHRRDTLRASKVMQERALNNPKIKFMWDSAVDEVVGNERGMTGAVVRNLKTGDTKLVEATGLFVAIGHTPNTGLFQGVLETHQNGYLKTEPGSTRTNIPGVFACGDVQDSYYRQAITAAGTGCMAAIDAERWLIEHGQ, via the coding sequence GTGGCGGAGAAGATCAACAAGGTGACCATCATCGGCTCTGGGCCCGCGGGCTACACCGCGGCCATCTACGCCGCGCGCGCCAACCTGCAGCCCGTGATGTTCGCGGGCGGCCCCACGCTCGATGACCCGCAGCGCGTGCCCGGTGGCCAGCTCATGGTCACCACCGACGTGGAGAACTACCCCGGCTTCCCCGAGGGCATCACCGGCCCGGAGATGATGGAGCGCTTCCAGAAGCAGGCCGAGCGCTTCGGCACCGTCATCCACATGGAGAACGTGGTGAAGGTGGACTTCTCCAAGCGCCCCTTCTTCATCCAGGGCGAGAGCGCCAGCTGCTATTCGGACACCGTCATCATCGCCACGGGCGCGACGGCGAAGTGGCTGGGTGTGAAGGGCGAGGACACCTTCAAGAACCGCGGCGTGTCCGCCTGCGCCACGTGTGACGGCGCCTTCTTCAAGAAGCAGGACGTGCTGGTGGTGGGCGGCGGCGACACCGCCATGGAGGAGGCCACCTACCTGGCGAAGATCGTCAACAGCGTCACCCTGGTGCACCGGCGCGACACCCTGCGCGCCTCGAAGGTGATGCAGGAGCGGGCGCTCAACAACCCGAAGATCAAGTTCATGTGGGACAGCGCCGTCGACGAGGTGGTGGGCAACGAGCGCGGGATGACGGGCGCGGTGGTGCGCAACCTCAAGACGGGTGACACGAAGCTGGTGGAGGCCACGGGCCTGTTCGTGGCCATTGGCCACACGCCCAACACGGGCCTGTTCCAGGGTGTGCTGGAGACGCACCAGAACGGCTACCTCAAGACGGAGCCGGGCAGCACCCGCACCAACATCCCGGGCGTGTTCGCTTGTGGCGACGTGCAGGACAGCTACTACCGGCAGGCCATCACCGCGGCGGGCACCGGCTGCATGGCGGCCATCGACGCCGAGCGCTGGCTCATCGAGCACGGCCAGTAG